The Rhododendron vialii isolate Sample 1 chromosome 5a, ASM3025357v1 genome contains a region encoding:
- the LOC131326568 gene encoding protein DWD HYPERSENSITIVE TO UV-B 1-like isoform X4, whose amino-acid sequence MADRVPGSSRQSLSPPGFEQRYNDCCWRHGVVPNKALLSAFFKAEAKKVGRQLCSLVVFLDDLKDADFLPLLDMFMEIGTSDIDAVDIFHYSSCDLNGEYVLLLLRAINQKLRVVNIRDASFGKEFLRDLSQRGLTCQVLNLRPSHFRKLNMVGKFIHLRSLNLDFSSSLTSLRKDCFTCMPNLNCLSLCETRIANLWTTSSALLKLPSLVELRFQKCLCCDDTGPCPGSTGGKSIDSVQMDSEIRVGAPSSFDEDYYHYLNSEEADLFDEVESGYEDTSDDSEVDFTNHPRETSMLGAYSDVIPQWNGLVDLQTEISFGTLAMQDEDGSSPKSSNSRHTTSTVPKKYIACHPSPICYEKHYREYMVASLPSLKVLDNLSIEKTDKERANGIFSQHFEYLPYRRKNKESVVSILHKREIRASCSNSQNWRRKPLYVSAKSQCFFSRSLSAAKVGSSAWPLLHPLSISGDESRSFRPRQFEYHPSDSSLMAFGTLDGEVVVINHENGKIVSYIPSLRGMNSVLGLCWLKKYPSKLIAGSDNGSLKLCDIKPISSRNKGTNSSAHSVTFDEFDQLTSVHVNSTDEWFLASGYSKNVALYDIGCGRRLQVFVDMHREHINVVKFANHSPSIFATSSFDQDVKMWDLRQKPIFPCYTAASSRGNVMVCFSPDDHYLLVSAVDNEVKQLLAADGRLHLDFNIVSTGSSQNYTRSYYMNGRDYVISGSCDENVVRVCCAQTGRRLRDLSLEDKGSC is encoded by the exons ATGGCCGATCGTGTTCCAGGTTCGAGTAGACAGTCATTGTCTCCACCTGGATTCGAGCAAAG GTACAATGACTGTTGTTGGAGGCATGGTGTGGTGCCTAATAAAGCTCTTTTGTCAGCTTTCTTCAAG GCTGAAGCTAAGAAAGTCGGCCGCCAGCTTTGCAGCCTTGTGGTTTTCTTGGATGACTTGAAAGATGctgatttccttccacttctCGATATGTTTATGGAAATCGGCACTTCTGATATTGATGCAGTTGATATATTTCATTATTCGTCCTGTGACTTGAATGGAGAAtatgttttgttgttgttgcgaGCTATCAATCAAAAACTTAGAGTTGTCAATATCAGGGATGCATCCTTTGGGAAGGAATTTTTGCG GGATCTTTCTCAAAGAGGTTTGACATGCCAAGTGTTAAACTTGAGGCCCTCCCATTTCCGGAAGCTCAATATGGTTGGGAAGTTCATTCATTTACGCTCCCTTAACCTCGATTTCAGCAGCTCGCTGACAAGTTTGCGGAAGGATTGTTTTACTTGTATGCCAAATCTGAACTGCCTTTCATTATGTGAGACAAGAATCGCAAATCTCTGGACAACTAGTTCTGCACTGTTGAAGCTTCCTTCTTTGGTGGAACTCCGCTTTCAGAAATGCTTGTGTTGTGATGACACAGGGCCTTGTCCTGGTTCAACTGGTGGGAAGAGTATTGATTCAGTTCAGATGGACAGTGAAATTCGTGTTGGAGCACCATCCTCTTTTGATGAAGATTATTATCACTATCTAAACTCGGAAGAGGCTGATTTGTTCGATGAAGTTGAAAGCGGTTATGAGGATACATCAGATGATAGTGAAGTGGATTTTACAAATCACCCAAGGGAAACTAGCATGTTGGGTGCATATTCTGATGTCATTCCTCAGTGGAATGGGTTGGTTGATTTGCAAACTGAG ATCTCTTTTGGGACGTTGGCAATGCAAGATGAGGATGGGTCCTCCCCAAAGTCCTCCAACTCTAGACACACCACATCTACAGTGCCAAAGAAGTATATTGCGTGTCATCCTTCACCAATATGCTATGAGAAACATTACAGAGAGTACATGGTAGCTTCACTACCCAGTTTGAAAGTTCTCGATAACTTGTCCATTGAAAAAACTGATAAAGAGAGAGCCAATGGTATCTTTTCACAACACTTTGAGTACCTTCCATACAGGAGGAAGAATAAGGAGAGTGTTGTTAGTATCTTGCATAAGCGTGAAATTAGAGCTAGCTGTTcaaactcacaaaattggaggCGGAAGCCATTGTATGTTTCGGCAAAGTCTCAATGTTTCTTTTCCAGGTCACTTTCCGCTGCAAAAGTTGGTTCTTCTGCTTGGCCTCTCTTGCATCCGCTTTCTATTTCAGGAGATGAAAGCAGAAGTTTCCGTCCACGGCAATTTGAATACCATCCTTCTGACTCGAGTCTTATGgcttttggtactttggatgGGGAAGTAGTTGTCATCAAtcatgaaaatggaaaaattgttAGTTACATCCCATCACTGAGAGGAATGAATAGTGTGCTGGGACTATGCTGGCTCAAAAAGTATCCATCCAAG CTCATTGCTGGTTCGGACAATGGTTCGCTAAAATTGTGCGACATCAAGCCTATTTCTTCAAGAAACAAGGGAACCAATTCCAGTGCCCATTCTGTTACCTTTGATGAGTTTGATCAGTTGACATCTGTTCATGTAAACTCAACGGATGAATGGTTTCTCGCAAGTGGGTACTCGAAAAACGTTGCTTTGTATGACATTGGCTGTGGAAGACGCTTGCAAGTGTTCGTTGACATGCACCGAGAGCACAttaatgttgttaagtttgcaaACCATTCTCCTTCCATTTTTGCTACGTCATCCTTCGATCAGGATGTTAAGATGTGGGATCTGAGACAAAAACCAATTTTCCCTTGCTATACGGCTGCAAGCTCGCGAGGAAATGTGATGGTATGCTTTTCCCCTGATGACCACTATCTTCTTGTGTCAGCCGTTGACAATGAG GTTAAACAACTTTTGGCTGCTGATGGGAGGCTTCATCTGGACTTTAACATAGTTTCAACAGGAAGCTCACAAAATTACACTCGTTCTTATTACATGAATGGAAGAGACTATGTCATCAGTGGAAGCTGTGATGAAAATGTAGTACGTGTTTGTTGTGCTCAAACTGGAAGACGCCTGAGGGATTTATCATTGGAG GATAAGGGATCCTGCTAA